Proteins encoded together in one Streptomyces sp. NA04227 window:
- a CDS encoding helix-turn-helix transcriptional regulator, with the protein MSKQVALPVVAVAQDAACCAPLVREPLGEGDAAELARMFKALSDPVRLRLLSLIASHEGGEACVCDLTGPFDVSQPTISHHLKVLREAGVVGSERRGTWVYYRVVPGALARLSALLETPVGPVGTSV; encoded by the coding sequence ATGTCGAAACAAGTTGCTCTGCCGGTGGTCGCCGTCGCTCAGGACGCCGCCTGCTGCGCCCCGCTCGTACGCGAGCCGCTGGGCGAAGGGGACGCGGCCGAGCTGGCGCGGATGTTCAAGGCGCTGTCCGACCCGGTCCGGCTGCGGCTGCTGTCGCTGATCGCCTCCCACGAGGGCGGGGAGGCGTGCGTGTGCGATCTGACCGGCCCGTTCGACGTCTCCCAGCCGACCATCTCGCACCATCTGAAGGTGCTGCGCGAGGCCGGGGTGGTCGGCTCCGAGCGGCGCGGTACCTGGGTGTACTACCGGGTGGTTCCCGGTGCTCTGGCCCGGCTGTCCGCGCTGCTCGAAACGCCCGTCGGGCCCGTGGGTACCTCCGTATGA
- a CDS encoding short-chain fatty acyl-CoA regulator family protein, producing the protein MSKTYAGARLRRLREERRMSQAELARVLAISPSYLNQMEHDSRPLTVPVLLRLTETFGVDTAFFSEHDTSRLVAGLREAMADEVAAGRISAADLSELATRLPAVGEVLLQLGRRNLELGEQLAEAADGRAATGETTAARTPHEEIREFFYRRRNYLHEADTAAEELAAAVGIRPGEVRQALAARLADRHGVRIASDADTPHHYDPQDRTLHLSPRLRPGQQAFRMATQLGLLEHGEELSRHASEDFAEDSTTWKLARIGVANYFAAALVLPYTVFHSAAEELRYDIERLTDRFGLGYETVSHRLSTLQRPRLRGVPFSFVRVDRAGNMSKRQSATGFHFSRAGGTCPLWNVYEAFAAPGRIHVQIAAMPDGRRYLWTARTVTRSRGGWGEPGKSFAIGLGCEIRHASRLVYSDGLDLDNASAATPIGMGCRVCERLDCPQRAVPPLGQRLAIDENTSTFVPYPIAPSP; encoded by the coding sequence ATGAGCAAGACCTACGCGGGGGCACGACTGCGGCGGCTGCGCGAGGAACGCCGGATGAGCCAGGCGGAACTGGCTCGCGTGCTCGCGATCTCGCCGAGCTACCTGAACCAGATGGAGCACGACTCACGGCCGCTGACCGTCCCGGTCCTGCTCCGCCTGACCGAGACCTTCGGCGTGGACACCGCCTTCTTCTCCGAGCACGACACCAGCCGACTCGTCGCGGGCCTGCGCGAGGCCATGGCCGACGAGGTGGCGGCGGGCCGTATCTCCGCCGCCGACCTGTCGGAACTGGCCACCCGGCTGCCCGCCGTGGGAGAGGTGCTGCTGCAACTGGGCCGCCGCAACCTGGAGTTGGGCGAGCAGCTCGCCGAGGCGGCCGACGGGCGCGCGGCCACCGGCGAGACGACCGCCGCCCGTACCCCGCACGAGGAGATCCGCGAGTTCTTCTACCGCCGCCGGAACTACCTCCACGAAGCCGACACCGCCGCCGAGGAGTTGGCGGCCGCGGTCGGCATCCGGCCCGGCGAGGTCCGCCAGGCACTGGCCGCCCGCCTCGCCGACCGGCACGGCGTACGCATCGCGTCCGACGCGGACACTCCGCACCACTACGACCCGCAGGACCGCACGCTCCACCTCTCGCCCCGCCTGCGCCCCGGCCAGCAGGCATTTCGCATGGCCACCCAGCTCGGGCTCCTCGAACACGGCGAGGAGCTCTCCCGGCACGCCTCCGAGGACTTCGCCGAAGACTCCACCACCTGGAAGCTCGCGCGGATCGGCGTCGCCAACTACTTCGCCGCCGCGCTGGTCCTGCCGTACACCGTCTTCCACAGCGCGGCCGAGGAGTTGCGCTACGACATCGAGCGCCTCACCGACCGCTTCGGCCTGGGCTACGAGACGGTCAGCCACCGCCTCAGCACCCTTCAGCGCCCGCGCCTGCGCGGCGTCCCCTTCTCGTTCGTCCGGGTGGACCGGGCGGGCAACATGTCCAAGCGGCAGTCCGCGACCGGCTTCCACTTCTCCCGGGCCGGCGGCACCTGCCCGCTGTGGAACGTCTACGAAGCCTTCGCCGCCCCCGGCCGCATCCACGTGCAGATCGCCGCCATGCCCGACGGCCGGCGGTACTTGTGGACCGCGCGCACCGTCACCCGCAGCCGTGGCGGCTGGGGCGAACCGGGCAAGAGTTTCGCGATCGGCCTGGGCTGCGAGATCCGCCATGCCTCACGGCTCGTCTACTCCGACGGGCTCGACCTGGACAACGCCTCCGCGGCCACCCCGATCGGCATGGGCTGCCGCGTCTGCGAACGCCTCGACTGCCCGCAGCGCGCCGTGCCGCCACTGGGCCAGCGGCTCGCCATCGACGAGAACACCAGCACCTTCGTTCCCTACCCGATCGCCCCCTCGCCCTGA
- a CDS encoding DUF3105 domain-containing protein: protein MRRAQAARERRARILTWTATGAVLAGVIGGGWYLVEDTRKKDAARERAAAAPVPGEKSWRELGREHVATPVKYAMSPAVGGDHAQAWMNCDGDVYGTAIPEPSAVHALEHGAVWITHNGKAAAKDVDRLTSRVKRTPYSLMSPYAEQSSPIVLSAWGKQLHVESAADPRIEKFLDKYVQGAQTPEPGAACTGGIQA, encoded by the coding sequence ATGCGTCGTGCCCAGGCCGCACGCGAACGCCGCGCCCGCATCCTGACCTGGACGGCGACCGGTGCCGTTCTCGCCGGTGTCATCGGCGGCGGCTGGTACCTCGTCGAGGACACCCGGAAGAAGGACGCCGCCAGGGAGAGGGCCGCGGCGGCTCCCGTACCGGGCGAGAAGTCCTGGCGAGAACTCGGGCGCGAGCACGTCGCCACACCCGTGAAGTACGCGATGTCCCCGGCCGTCGGCGGTGATCACGCACAGGCCTGGATGAACTGCGACGGCGACGTCTACGGCACCGCGATTCCCGAGCCCAGCGCCGTCCACGCGCTGGAACACGGCGCCGTCTGGATCACCCACAACGGCAAGGCCGCCGCCAAGGACGTGGACCGCCTCACCTCGCGCGTGAAGCGGACCCCGTACTCGCTGATGAGCCCGTACGCCGAGCAGTCCTCCCCGATCGTCCTGTCGGCGTGGGGCAAGCAACTCCATGTGGAGTCCGCCGCCGACCCGCGGATCGAGAAGTTCCTCGACAAGTACGTGCAGGGCGCGCAGACGCCCGAGCCGGGCGCCGCCTGCACGGGGGGCATTCAGGCGTAG
- the aceA gene encoding isocitrate lyase — protein MAQAAQASTQAAAQELARRWATDPRWKGIERTYGAEDVVRLSGSVREEHSLARRGAERLWRQLHEQDYIHALGALTGGQAVQMVKAGLQAIYLSGWQVAADANQAGHTYPDQSLYPANSVPQVVRRINNALLRADQIATAEGGTDTTDWLAPIVADAEAGFGGPLNAFELTKAMIAAGAAGIHYEDQLASEKKCGHLGGKVLVPTAQHVRTLNAARLAADIADVPTVIVARTDALAANLITSDVDERDARFVTGERTAEGFYRVRNGMAPVIARGLAYAPYADLIWVETGTPDLAQAREFAEAIHAEHPDQMLAYNCSPSFNWKASLDDDQIAKFQRELGAMGYRFQFITLAGFHSLNHGMFDLARGYAEHGMTAYVDLQEREFAAQEHGFTAVKHQREVGTGYFDLVSTAVNPASSTTALTGSTEEEQFH, from the coding sequence ATGGCCCAGGCGGCGCAGGCAAGCACACAGGCGGCGGCACAGGAGCTGGCCCGGCGGTGGGCGACGGATCCGCGCTGGAAGGGGATCGAGCGTACGTACGGCGCCGAGGACGTGGTCCGGCTGTCCGGCAGCGTGCGCGAGGAGCACTCCCTCGCGCGGCGCGGCGCCGAGCGCCTGTGGCGTCAGTTGCACGAACAGGACTACATCCACGCGCTCGGCGCGCTCACCGGCGGCCAGGCCGTGCAGATGGTGAAGGCCGGACTGCAGGCGATCTACCTGTCCGGCTGGCAGGTCGCCGCCGACGCCAACCAGGCCGGGCACACCTACCCCGACCAGAGCCTGTACCCGGCCAACTCGGTGCCGCAGGTGGTGCGCCGTATCAACAACGCGCTGCTGCGGGCCGACCAGATCGCCACCGCCGAGGGCGGCACGGACACCACCGACTGGCTCGCCCCGATCGTGGCGGACGCGGAGGCCGGGTTCGGCGGCCCGCTCAACGCCTTCGAGCTGACCAAGGCGATGATCGCCGCCGGTGCGGCGGGTATCCACTACGAGGACCAGCTGGCCTCGGAGAAGAAGTGCGGGCACCTGGGCGGCAAGGTCCTGGTCCCCACGGCCCAGCACGTCCGCACCCTGAACGCGGCCCGTCTCGCCGCCGACATCGCCGACGTGCCGACCGTGATCGTCGCCCGTACCGACGCCCTCGCCGCCAACCTGATCACCAGTGACGTCGACGAGCGCGACGCGCGGTTCGTCACGGGCGAGCGCACCGCGGAGGGCTTCTACCGGGTGCGGAACGGCATGGCGCCGGTCATCGCCCGTGGCCTGGCCTACGCCCCGTACGCCGACCTGATCTGGGTGGAGACCGGCACCCCGGACCTGGCGCAGGCCCGCGAGTTCGCCGAGGCGATCCACGCCGAGCACCCGGACCAGATGCTCGCGTACAACTGCTCGCCGTCCTTCAACTGGAAGGCGTCCCTCGACGACGACCAGATCGCCAAGTTCCAGCGGGAGTTGGGAGCGATGGGCTACCGCTTCCAGTTCATCACCCTGGCCGGATTCCACTCCCTCAACCACGGCATGTTCGACCTGGCCCGCGGCTACGCCGAGCACGGCATGACCGCCTACGTCGACCTCCAGGAGCGCGAGTTCGCCGCCCAGGAACACGGCTTCACCGCCGTCAAGCACCAGCGCGAGGTCGGCACCGGCTACTTCGACCTGGTCTCCACCGCCGTCAACCCGGCCTCCTCCACCACCGCTCTGACCGGGTCCACCGAGGAAGAGCAGTTCCACTAG
- a CDS encoding right-handed parallel beta-helix repeat-containing protein, translating into MTIRSNRRSIALRALVVGALALAGTAVVPVPGAVAAGSTTYVDCSKPSAGNGSQSSPFNSVGQANGRTYRAGDTLALAAGTTCTGALAPKGSGTAAAPITLTKYGTGDLPVLNGDGAADALSLTNQDHWTIKELKVTNPASSLARRTGIRISATDGKAHTGFELANLVIDRVAGQTNKTGDTKEDYIQSAGIVTGATGANSTLNDVHVHHNTVTNTGGGGLKIRTGSLETKGNDILVERNTVRAVGGDGIIVSYSDSPLIQYNTAADVGTGEYPFSGGVFAGIWVLGDHNPTIQKNVVYGLRPYTNDSQAFDCDWANTGYCTIQYNYSRDNAGGFFLDCDGCGTTGGAKQVIRYNISENDCRINSIGSGKSALHMYNNVLYCTDKKWSVKLPAKSLVENNIWVGTSDTRLPTATGTEWKWNVYQGFPRPTANGIEADPRFVSPGTGGSTLHSVDGYKLKRTSPALGNGAVMNENGGRDYWANPVPGTTKPNRGAYEGPGL; encoded by the coding sequence ATGACGATCAGATCAAATCGGCGATCAATTGCCCTCAGGGCACTGGTCGTTGGCGCCCTCGCCCTCGCCGGTACGGCGGTCGTGCCCGTTCCCGGCGCCGTCGCCGCGGGATCGACCACCTACGTCGACTGCTCGAAGCCGAGCGCCGGCAACGGCAGCCAGTCCAGCCCCTTCAACAGCGTCGGCCAGGCCAACGGCAGGACCTACCGGGCCGGTGACACGCTGGCCCTCGCCGCCGGCACCACCTGTACCGGTGCTCTCGCGCCGAAGGGCAGTGGCACCGCGGCCGCGCCGATCACCCTCACCAAGTACGGCACGGGTGACCTGCCGGTCCTCAACGGCGACGGGGCCGCCGACGCGCTCTCCCTGACCAACCAGGATCACTGGACGATCAAGGAGCTCAAGGTCACCAACCCGGCCTCTTCCCTGGCCCGCCGTACCGGCATCCGCATTTCGGCGACCGACGGAAAAGCGCACACCGGATTCGAACTCGCCAACCTCGTGATCGACCGTGTCGCCGGGCAGACGAACAAGACCGGTGACACGAAGGAGGACTACATCCAGTCCGCGGGCATCGTCACGGGCGCCACCGGCGCGAACTCCACGCTCAACGACGTCCACGTCCACCACAACACGGTCACCAACACCGGTGGCGGCGGCCTCAAGATCCGCACCGGCTCCCTGGAGACCAAGGGGAACGACATCCTCGTCGAACGCAACACCGTCCGGGCGGTCGGCGGTGACGGCATCATCGTCAGCTACTCCGACTCGCCCCTGATCCAGTACAACACCGCCGCCGACGTCGGAACCGGCGAATACCCCTTCTCCGGCGGCGTCTTCGCGGGGATCTGGGTTCTCGGTGACCACAACCCGACCATCCAGAAGAACGTCGTGTACGGGCTGCGGCCGTACACCAACGACAGCCAGGCATTTGACTGCGACTGGGCCAACACCGGCTACTGCACCATCCAGTACAACTACAGCCGCGACAACGCCGGAGGTTTCTTCCTCGACTGCGACGGCTGCGGCACCACCGGCGGCGCCAAGCAGGTCATTCGCTACAACATCTCCGAGAACGACTGCCGCATCAACAGCATCGGCTCGGGCAAGTCGGCCCTGCACATGTACAACAACGTCCTCTACTGCACGGACAAGAAGTGGAGCGTCAAGCTCCCCGCGAAGAGCCTGGTGGAGAACAACATCTGGGTGGGCACCTCGGACACCCGCCTGCCCACGGCCACCGGCACCGAGTGGAAGTGGAACGTCTACCAGGGCTTCCCCCGCCCCACCGCCAACGGAATCGAGGCCGACCCGCGGTTCGTCAGCCCCGGCACCGGCGGCAGCACCCTCCACTCCGTCGACGGCTACAAGCTCAAGCGCACCTCCCCGGCCCTCGGCAACGGCGCGGTCATGAACGAGAACGGCGGCCGCGACTACTGGGCCAACCCCGTCCCCGGCACGACAAAGCCCAACCGCGGCGCCTACGAGGGCCCCGGGCTCTGA
- a CDS encoding cold-shock protein, with amino-acid sequence MATGTVKWFNAEKGFGFIAQDDGGPDVFAHYSAIKSDGYRELFEGQKVEFDIVQGAKGPQADNVVTSA; translated from the coding sequence ATGGCTACAGGCACGGTGAAGTGGTTCAACGCGGAGAAGGGCTTCGGCTTCATCGCCCAGGACGACGGCGGCCCTGACGTGTTCGCGCACTACAGCGCGATCAAGAGTGACGGTTACCGGGAGCTCTTCGAGGGCCAGAAGGTCGAGTTCGACATCGTTCAGGGCGCCAAGGGCCCCCAGGCCGACAACGTCGTGACGTCTGCCTGA
- a CDS encoding ArsI/CadI family heavy metal resistance metalloenzyme yields the protein MSRVQLALRVADLEGSVAFYSKLFGVEPAKRRPGYANFAVAEPALKLVLIEGEAGEDTRLDHLGVEVEGTGQVAAATTRLREAGLATFEENDTSCCYALQDKVWVTGPGNEPWEVYVVKADADTLGKADTAADTTAEAGAASGDCCGTTCC from the coding sequence ATGTCGCGAGTCCAACTCGCTCTGCGCGTCGCGGATCTGGAAGGCTCGGTCGCCTTCTACAGCAAACTGTTCGGCGTCGAGCCCGCCAAGCGGCGCCCGGGCTACGCCAACTTCGCCGTCGCCGAACCCGCGCTGAAACTCGTCCTCATCGAGGGCGAGGCCGGGGAGGACACCCGCCTGGACCACCTCGGCGTCGAGGTGGAGGGCACCGGACAGGTCGCCGCCGCCACGACCAGGCTGCGCGAAGCGGGCCTGGCGACCTTCGAGGAGAACGACACCTCGTGCTGCTACGCCCTCCAGGACAAGGTGTGGGTGACCGGCCCCGGAAACGAACCGTGGGAGGTGTACGTCGTCAAGGCCGACGCCGACACCCTGGGGAAGGCCGACACCGCGGCCGACACCACGGCCGAGGCCGGTGCCGCGTCGGGCGACTGCTGCGGGACCACCTGTTGCTGA
- a CDS encoding arsenate reductase ArsC, with protein sequence MSTPTPTPSPGPASGSASGSTPSVLFVCVHNAGRSQMAAAFLTHLGGDSVQVRSAGSAPADAVNPAVVAALREVGIDISAEIPKVLTTEAVRTSDVVITMGCGDACPYFPGKRYLDWQLDDPAGQGVEAVRPIRDEIERRVRGLLAELAELAVETPS encoded by the coding sequence ATGAGCACTCCCACTCCCACTCCCTCCCCCGGCCCCGCCTCCGGGTCCGCCTCCGGATCCACCCCGTCCGTGCTCTTCGTCTGCGTACACAACGCCGGCCGGTCCCAGATGGCCGCCGCCTTCCTCACCCACCTCGGCGGGGACTCGGTCCAGGTGCGCTCCGCCGGATCCGCACCCGCCGACGCCGTGAACCCGGCCGTGGTGGCAGCGCTGCGCGAGGTCGGCATCGACATCTCCGCCGAGATCCCCAAGGTCCTGACCACCGAAGCGGTGCGGACGTCGGACGTCGTCATCACGATGGGCTGCGGCGACGCCTGCCCGTACTTCCCCGGAAAGCGGTACCTGGACTGGCAGTTGGACGATCCCGCCGGACAGGGCGTCGAGGCGGTCCGGCCGATCCGGGACGAGATCGAGCGGCGCGTACGCGGACTGCTCGCCGAACTCGCCGAACTCGCCGTCGAGACACCGTCCTGA
- a CDS encoding aquaporin, whose amino-acid sequence MSASVPLVRRAAAEALGSAALVAVVVGSGIQATELTRDVGVQLLANSLATVFGLGVLITLLGPVSGAHFNPAVTLAAWFTGRRTHEGPGLREVAAYLPAQIAGAIGGAVLADAMFGRPLVRWSTHDRFEGELWLGEVVATAGLVWLIFGLARAGRAHLAPGAVAAYIGAAYWFTSSTSFANPAVTVGRAFTDTFAGIAPASVAPFVAAQLAGAVVGLGLVAVTFGRSAPAPKPLVATAPPSEESAVST is encoded by the coding sequence ATGAGCGCCTCGGTACCGCTGGTGAGACGTGCGGCTGCCGAGGCCCTCGGCAGCGCCGCGCTGGTGGCCGTGGTCGTCGGTTCCGGTATCCAGGCAACCGAGTTGACCCGCGATGTCGGTGTGCAGTTGCTGGCCAACTCGCTGGCGACGGTGTTCGGTCTGGGCGTGCTCATCACCTTGCTCGGTCCGGTGTCCGGGGCGCACTTCAATCCGGCGGTGACCCTCGCGGCCTGGTTCACCGGACGCCGTACGCACGAGGGTCCCGGGCTGCGCGAGGTGGCCGCGTACCTGCCCGCCCAGATCGCCGGGGCCATCGGCGGCGCGGTCCTCGCGGACGCCATGTTCGGCCGCCCGCTGGTGCGGTGGTCGACGCACGACCGGTTCGAGGGCGAGCTGTGGCTGGGCGAGGTGGTCGCCACCGCGGGACTGGTCTGGCTGATCTTCGGACTGGCCCGCGCGGGGCGCGCGCACCTCGCTCCGGGTGCGGTCGCCGCCTACATCGGCGCCGCCTACTGGTTCACCTCGTCCACCAGCTTCGCCAACCCCGCGGTGACCGTCGGCCGGGCGTTCACCGACACCTTCGCGGGCATCGCCCCCGCCTCCGTGGCGCCCTTCGTGGCCGCTCAACTCGCCGGTGCCGTCGTTGGCTTGGGCCTGGTCGCCGTCACCTTCGGACGCTCGGCACCCGCCCCCAAGCCACTCGTAGCCACTGCCCCGCCCTCCGAAGAAAGCGCGGTGTCCACATGA